A genome region from Synchiropus splendidus isolate RoL2022-P1 chromosome 5, RoL_Sspl_1.0, whole genome shotgun sequence includes the following:
- the LOC128758477 gene encoding high choriolytic enzyme 1-like: MMKMSLSVSLLLLLLPLCQAHPLQQEAAEDEELGMDISTRILTTNNGSQEILLEGDLLTPRTRNAMTCWYQSCLWKKNSAGHVTIPYTVSAQFNSYERQKMERAMQAFHSSTCLRFVPRQREYDYISIENRAGCFSSLGRVGGGQVLSLNRQGCLYHGIIQHEILHALGFQHEQTRSDRDQYVRINWENINPQMAYNFYKQTTNNLNTPYDYTSIMHYGRTAFSIQYGRDSITPIPDPNVQIGQRQGLSYWDIRRINLLYGC, encoded by the coding sequence atgatgaagatgtctcTCTCcgtcagcctgctgctgctcctgctccccCTCTGTCAGGCTCATCCTCTccagcaggaagcagctgaagatgAGGAGCTTGGTATGGACATCAGCACCAGGATTCTCACCACCAACAACGGCTCTCAAGAGATCCTGCTGGAAGGAGACTTGTTGACTCCCAGAACCAGAAACGCCATGACCTGCTGGTACCAGAGCTGCCTGTGGAAGAAGAACTCagccggtcatgtgaccatcccCTACACAGTGAGCGCTCAGTTCAACAGCTATGAGAGGCAGAAGATGGAGAGGGCCATGCAGGCCTTCCACAGCAGCACCTGCCTGCGCTTCGTTCCCCGTCAGAGGGAGTACGACTACATCAGCATCGAGAACAGAGCcggctgcttctcttctctgggCAGAGTTGGAGGAGGACAGGTTCTGTCTCTCAACAGGCAGGGCTGCCTCTATCACGGCATCATTCAGCACGAGATCCTGCACGCTCTGGGCTTCCAGCACGAGCAAACCAGGAGTGACCGGGACCAGTACGTCAGGATCAACTGGGAGAACATCAACCCTCAGATGGCCTACAACTTCTACAAGCAGACCACCAACAACCTCAACACTCCCTACGACTACACCTCCATCATGCACTACGGAAGAACCGCCTTCTCCATCCAGTACGGCAGGGACTCCATCACCCCCATCCCTGACCCCAACGTCCAGATCGGTCAGAGGCAGGGACTGTCCTACTGGGACATCAGGAGGATCAACCTGCTCTATGGATGCTGA